In the Acidobacteriota bacterium genome, one interval contains:
- a CDS encoding TetR/AcrR family transcriptional regulator, giving the protein MAMATLNRTALPSSSRTNGKHQAILRAATKVFARNGFFNSKVADVAREAGVADGTVYLYFKNKDDLLLSIINEALEIAHERLSQELPLFSDPFEKLRRMAELHLEFMGSDRDLAVVFEVEIRQSTKFMEQFSTTKLSAYFKLIRQIIEEGQQSGHFRNDFNAQIATKIFFGALDEMVTNWILSHKAYNLADYARPVVELLFRGFAKPSEASATQTA; this is encoded by the coding sequence ATGGCTATGGCCACATTGAACCGAACTGCTTTGCCTTCTTCCAGCCGTACGAACGGAAAACATCAAGCCATCTTACGGGCGGCCACCAAAGTATTTGCTCGCAACGGTTTTTTTAATTCAAAAGTGGCGGATGTGGCCCGTGAGGCCGGTGTGGCGGATGGAACGGTGTATCTGTACTTCAAAAACAAGGATGATTTGCTGCTCTCGATCATCAACGAAGCCCTCGAAATCGCCCACGAACGCCTGAGTCAGGAACTCCCACTTTTTTCCGATCCATTTGAAAAATTGCGCCGCATGGCCGAACTCCACCTGGAGTTTATGGGCAGTGACCGGGACTTAGCCGTGGTGTTCGAGGTTGAAATTCGCCAGTCAACCAAGTTTATGGAGCAGTTTTCAACCACCAAACTGAGCGCATACTTCAAACTCATCCGACAAATTATTGAAGAAGGCCAGCAAAGCGGGCATTTTCGCAACGATTTCAATGCGCAAATTGCCACCAAGATCTTTTTTGGCGCCCTTGATGAAATGGTCACCAACTGGATCTTGAGCCATAAAGCCTACAATTTGGCCGACTACGCCCGGCCAGTGGTCGAGTTACTCTTTCGTGGTTTTGCCAAGCCCAGCGAAGCCTCAGCAACCCAAACTGCCTGA
- a CDS encoding type II toxin-antitoxin system HicB family antitoxin, which produces MKLKVVIHQAEEGGYWAEVPSIPGCATQGETFEELLNNLYEAVEGCLAVDVSPFLTDERARVMEIAV; this is translated from the coding sequence ATGAAATTGAAAGTTGTCATCCATCAAGCGGAAGAAGGCGGATACTGGGCAGAAGTACCTTCAATCCCAGGATGTGCCACCCAAGGTGAAACATTCGAGGAATTGCTCAACAACCTGTACGAAGCTGTTGAAGGGTGTTTGGCAGTTGATGTGTCGCCATTTCTGACGGATGAGCGTGCCAGGGTCATGGAAATTGCAGTATGA
- a CDS encoding long-chain fatty acid--CoA ligase yields MQATAAAPTPKAGQPRTINEIFAQAIQNHRKDDAFAYKHNGEWIKVSHDVFVSQVREAREGFLKLGIKRGDRLGLLSENRLEWTITDLAMLSCGGITVPIYATQTPQQVTYILNDCEAEVLCLSNAKQLGKVMGELANLPHIRAIVTLDQLQRPAELPDRITFLSFEKLRQTGSSTAASTSDFLKELVAAANPDDLATLIYTSGTTGEPKGVMLTHSNITSNALAGVERIECTAQDIALSYLPLSHIYERTVMYVFIFAGVSVYFAESVDAIAANLAEVKPTVMTSVPRIFEKILAKIETGVKEAGGLKAKMYAWAMKNGKEYARMVNDGKPVPFFLKFQRDLGYSLVLSKIKNRIAPRVRFFSSGGAALSEEIAYSFEAMGLPILQGYGLTETSPVICGNSLQENRYGTVGKPMRGVDVKIAEDGEILARGPNIMRGYYKRPEATAEVMKDGWFHTGDIGHFDADGYLKITDRKKDLFKTSGGKYVAPQPIENKLVASHNIQQAIVIGNERKFPAVIIVPDWDVIMELVKTHGIKYKERTELLDHPKILEYFQKEVDRLTPDLASYEKPKKVVLLEQELTIEGGELTPTLKVKRRVVDLKYKDVIDKIYQEK; encoded by the coding sequence ATGCAAGCAACGGCAGCCGCACCCACACCAAAAGCCGGCCAACCCCGGACCATTAATGAAATTTTTGCTCAGGCGATTCAAAATCACCGCAAAGACGATGCCTTTGCCTACAAACACAATGGCGAGTGGATCAAAGTCTCACATGATGTGTTTGTGAGCCAGGTCCGCGAAGCACGCGAGGGCTTTCTGAAACTTGGCATCAAACGCGGTGACCGACTTGGGCTTTTGTCAGAGAACCGACTCGAATGGACCATTACGGACCTCGCCATGCTCAGTTGTGGCGGGATTACCGTTCCGATCTATGCGACCCAAACCCCGCAGCAGGTAACCTATATCCTCAATGACTGCGAAGCTGAGGTGTTGTGCCTGTCCAATGCCAAGCAACTTGGCAAAGTCATGGGCGAACTGGCCAATCTGCCGCATATCCGCGCGATTGTCACTCTTGACCAGCTTCAGCGCCCAGCCGAACTCCCGGACCGCATTACCTTTTTGAGCTTTGAAAAACTCCGCCAGACTGGAAGCAGCACAGCAGCCAGCACCAGTGATTTTTTGAAGGAACTGGTCGCGGCGGCCAACCCGGACGACCTCGCCACGCTGATTTATACCTCAGGCACGACTGGCGAGCCCAAAGGCGTGATGCTCACACACTCCAACATTACTTCAAATGCGCTGGCTGGGGTTGAACGCATTGAGTGTACCGCCCAAGACATCGCACTTTCATACCTGCCGCTCTCCCATATTTATGAGCGGACGGTGATGTATGTCTTTATTTTTGCTGGGGTCAGCGTCTACTTCGCCGAAAGTGTTGATGCCATTGCCGCCAACCTGGCCGAAGTCAAGCCGACTGTCATGACCAGCGTGCCCCGGATCTTTGAGAAAATTCTGGCCAAAATCGAAACTGGAGTGAAGGAAGCCGGAGGGTTGAAGGCCAAAATGTATGCCTGGGCCATGAAAAACGGGAAAGAGTATGCCCGGATGGTCAATGACGGCAAACCGGTTCCCTTTTTCCTCAAATTCCAGCGCGATTTGGGGTACAGCCTGGTTCTGAGCAAAATTAAAAACCGAATTGCCCCACGGGTCCGCTTTTTCTCCTCCGGCGGCGCGGCGCTTTCTGAAGAAATCGCCTACAGTTTTGAAGCCATGGGCTTGCCGATTTTGCAAGGCTACGGCCTGACCGAAACGTCACCAGTAATTTGCGGAAATTCCCTGCAGGAAAATCGCTATGGCACGGTGGGCAAACCGATGCGCGGCGTTGATGTCAAGATTGCCGAAGATGGCGAAATCCTCGCCCGTGGCCCAAACATCATGCGCGGCTATTACAAACGCCCAGAGGCTACGGCTGAAGTCATGAAAGACGGCTGGTTTCACACCGGGGACATCGGCCATTTTGACGCCGATGGCTATTTGAAGATCACTGACCGCAAGAAAGACCTGTTCAAAACGTCAGGCGGCAAGTATGTTGCGCCGCAACCGATTGAAAACAAGCTCGTTGCATCACACAACATCCAGCAGGCAATTGTGATTGGAAACGAACGCAAATTCCCAGCCGTGATCATCGTGCCTGATTGGGACGTGATTATGGAACTCGTCAAAACCCACGGAATCAAATATAAAGAGCGAACGGAACTGCTCGACCATCCCAAGATCCTGGAGTACTTCCAGAAAGAAGTGGATCGCTTAACGCCGGATCTGGCGAGCTACGAAAAACCGAAAAAAGTTGTGCTTCTGGAACAGGAACTGACCATTGAAGGTGGCGAATTAACGCCGACCCTCAAGGTCAAGCGCCGCGTGGTGGATCTCAAATACAAAGACGTGATTGACAAGATTTACCAGGAGAAATAA
- a CDS encoding type II toxin-antitoxin system HicA family toxin, whose amino-acid sequence MKSVSGKEFAKVLERHGWSLLRVQGSHHIYGKAGLPVRISVPIHGNQPLKTGLL is encoded by the coding sequence ATGAAATCTGTCTCTGGCAAAGAATTTGCCAAAGTCCTTGAACGCCATGGATGGAGTCTGCTCCGAGTTCAGGGAAGTCATCATATCTATGGAAAAGCTGGACTCCCAGTCAGAATTTCAGTTCCAATTCATGGGAATCAGCCTTTGAAAACAGGACTTCTCTGA